One window of the Solanum stenotomum isolate F172 chromosome 11, ASM1918654v1, whole genome shotgun sequence genome contains the following:
- the LOC125844680 gene encoding histidine-containing phosphotransfer protein 4-like: protein MENQKKRQAAYMKRSLLDQGYLDEQFIHLEELQDDANPNFVEEVVKLYYTDSARYVRNIELALENGPYDFARLDNMMYQFKGSSSSIGARRLKRQCSQFQEYCNAKNIEGCRNTFQEVKQEYATLKTMLETYFQMER from the exons atggagaacCAAAAGAAACGCCAAGCTGCTTACATGAAGAGAAGCCTCTTGGATCAg GGATACCTTGATGAACAATTTATTCATCTTGAAGAATTGCAAGATGATGCAAACCCTAACTTTGTTGAAGAAGTTGTCAAGTTGTATTACACAGATTCAGCTAGATATGTTCGAAATATTGAACTTGCATT GGAAAATGGACCCTATGATTTTGCTAGACTGGATAATATGATGTACCAATTCAAGGGTAGCAGCTCAAG CATTGGTGCCAGAAGATTAAAAAGACAATGTTCTCAGTTTCAGGAATACTGTAATGCAAAAAATATAGAGGG GTGCAGAAACACTTTCCAAGAAGTGAAGCAAGAGTATGCTACTCTAAAGACTATGCTTGAGACTTACTTTCAG ATGGAAAGATAG